From the genome of Dehalobacter sp.:
TTTTGACAAAAAAAACGGTGGATCTTTATAATCCTAAAGTTCTGCGCAGCAGTATGGGCTCCGTTTTTTCTGAAGTGATCCTAACGGATAAAACGCCTGAAGAAATAGCAATTTTTTGCAGACAAAGAGAATGTTCCATGGTCGTGTCTACCATGGGTGGGACTTCCATATTTAAGACGAACATTTGTGAAGACTATCCTTTGGCGTTAATTATTGGCAATGAGGCTGCGGGGCCGTCAGCTTTTTTTATGGAAAAGGCCGCTAAGCAGTATTCCATTCCAATGTTTAACAATGTTGAATCACTGAATGCGTCAATGGCTGCCGGAATATTCCTTTATGAAATGCGAAGACAGGGACAATTCTTGTAAACCATGATTGAAAATGATATAATTCTGATCAGGCAAAGAAAACAATGACTTTGCTTTCCGAACCTAAGCCGAGGAAAGGTGGGCTCAAAATGTCAGCGCCTGATTATTTTTGGAAAGCCTTCGAGGCAACCGGTTCTCCCCAATTATATCTTTTATACAAGAACAACGACAAATTGACAAGTGACAATGAACGGAACAAAAGGCAGGCAGGCCTCTAAAGGGAGGACCGACCCAGACTGAAAGTCGGCCAGGCAGGCAGCTACCTCAACATGGGAGTCTTGAGGTTGAAGTTCATTCCGGGAGTTAACCGGTTGGCAGCCGTTACCAGCTTATGAAGTGTGAACTGTGATTTGACGCATGGTCAAAAAAGGGTGGTACCACGGGAAACCTAACTCTCGTCCCTAGAGGACGAGAGTTTATTGTTTTTTTACATGAATTCATTGCTGAAAGGGTGACCACAATGCGAGAAGAAATAAAGAAGATTAAGGAAGATACACTGGAGCAACTGACGAAGCTGACTTCGTCGGAAGAGCTTCAGGAGCTAAAAGTCCGGGTGATGGGCAAAAAGGGATCACTCACATCCTTGCTGAAGCAGATGGGTCAGCTCAGTGCGGAAGAGCGTCCCCAAATGGGGCAGATCGTCAATGAACTACGCAGCCAGCTCGAAGATGCCTGGGACAAAAAATGGAAGGAATTCGAAAAGAATGCTTTGGAAAGCAGACTTAGGGAAGAACGGATCGATATCAGTCTGTCAGGGTATTCTTTGCCTCAGGGGCACCAGCATCCTCTAAGCAAAGTGATCGAGGAAATTGAAGATATTTTTATGGGCATGGGTTTTACGATCGCTGAGGGACCAGAAATAGAAACGGATTACTATAACTTTGAAGCGTTGAACCTGCCGAAAGACCATCCGGCCAGGGATATGCAGGATACGTTTTTTATCACCGAGGATATTCTGCTTCGGACGCAGACCTCGCCGGTCCAGATCAGAACCATGGAAAAATTAAGGCCCCAGCTTCCGGTCAAGATCATTGCGCCAGGGAAAGTTTTCCGCAACGATGATGATGCAACCCACTC
Proteins encoded in this window:
- the pheS gene encoding phenylalanine--tRNA ligase subunit alpha, with the translated sequence MREEIKKIKEDTLEQLTKLTSSEELQELKVRVMGKKGSLTSLLKQMGQLSAEERPQMGQIVNELRSQLEDAWDKKWKEFEKNALESRLREERIDISLSGYSLPQGHQHPLSKVIEEIEDIFMGMGFTIAEGPEIETDYYNFEALNLPKDHPARDMQDTFFITEDILLRTQTSPVQIRTMEKLRPQLPVKIIAPGKVFRNDDDATHSPMFHQVEGLLVDKGVRMSDLKGLLLYFSRQMFGESREIRLRPSFFPFTEPSAEVDVSCMLCGGAGCRLCKGTGWIEILGAGMVHPHVLEMGGYDPKEVTGFAFGMGVERIAMLKYGIEDMRLLFDNDIRFLEQF